A single region of the Deefgea piscis genome encodes:
- the ptsP gene encoding phosphoenolpyruvate--protein phosphotransferase encodes MSITLHGLGIGGGIAIGHAHLISQADIEIVHYQLPPEAIAGEVLRFEDAIRNTRKELEMLWGSIPENAPTELGAFLSLHIMLLNDHTLSKDPIHLIQTQHCNAEWALQQQLDVLLAQFDEIEEEYLRERRTDVIQVTERIFKTLAGHEPIFHAPHCGGDDCILVAHDLSPTDMVLFKDSNYRAFITDVGGVTSHTAILARSLDLPSVLALRHAREMIREQELIIVDGINGVVIIDPDELILAEYRLRQNDWLLKQNALQDIRTSQAITRDGTPVELYANIELPEDCELALENNAFGIGLFRSEFLFLKEDDLPSEEEQFIAYKAVAESMQGKPVIIRTVDLGKDKIPSWQSESEAPNPALGLTGIRLCMAEPQMFRTQLRALLRASAFGKVKLLLPMLSTINEVKQTRGHLDEVKADLRRHQILFDEGIELGGMIEVPAAAMAVATFLNHLDFVSIGTNDLIQYSLAVDRNDDAVSHLYDPLNPGVLQLLYHVISTANRLGKPVSMCGEMAGDPSLSRLLLGLGLRRFSMLPIQLLKVKQLILSAEMAFITPIVAQMLAAEDSDRLRELLQELNK; translated from the coding sequence ATGAGTATTACTTTGCATGGTTTAGGCATTGGTGGCGGTATTGCCATCGGTCACGCGCATTTAATATCGCAAGCCGATATTGAAATCGTGCATTACCAATTGCCGCCCGAAGCGATCGCCGGTGAAGTGCTGCGCTTTGAAGACGCAATTCGTAATACTCGCAAAGAGCTTGAAATGCTATGGGGAAGCATCCCCGAAAATGCGCCCACTGAACTGGGGGCATTTTTAAGCCTGCATATCATGCTGCTCAACGACCACACCTTATCCAAAGACCCGATTCACTTAATTCAAACCCAGCATTGCAATGCCGAGTGGGCTTTGCAGCAACAACTGGATGTGTTGTTGGCGCAGTTTGATGAAATCGAAGAGGAATATCTGCGCGAACGGCGCACCGATGTCATTCAAGTGACTGAGCGCATCTTTAAAACCTTGGCCGGACATGAGCCGATTTTTCATGCGCCGCATTGCGGTGGCGACGACTGCATTTTAGTCGCGCATGACTTATCGCCCACCGATATGGTGTTGTTTAAAGATAGTAATTATCGTGCCTTTATTACTGACGTTGGTGGGGTGACTTCACACACGGCGATTTTAGCGCGCAGCCTTGATTTGCCTTCGGTATTGGCTTTGCGCCACGCGCGGGAAATGATTCGCGAGCAAGAGCTTATCATTGTCGACGGGATTAATGGCGTCGTTATTATTGATCCAGACGAGCTGATTTTGGCCGAATATCGTTTGCGGCAAAACGATTGGCTGCTGAAACAAAACGCGCTGCAAGACATCCGAACCAGTCAAGCGATTACACGCGATGGTACGCCAGTTGAGTTGTACGCCAATATTGAATTACCCGAAGATTGTGAGCTGGCGCTAGAAAATAACGCTTTTGGTATTGGCTTATTTCGCTCTGAGTTTTTGTTTTTAAAAGAAGACGATTTACCCAGCGAAGAAGAGCAATTTATTGCGTATAAGGCGGTTGCTGAGTCAATGCAAGGCAAGCCAGTCATTATTCGTACTGTCGATTTGGGTAAAGATAAAATCCCTTCGTGGCAATCTGAAAGCGAAGCCCCCAACCCAGCTTTGGGTTTGACCGGAATTCGCTTATGCATGGCCGAACCGCAAATGTTTCGCACGCAATTGCGCGCGTTATTACGCGCCTCGGCTTTTGGCAAGGTGAAACTGCTGTTGCCGATGCTATCGACGATTAATGAAGTGAAGCAAACGCGGGGGCATTTAGATGAGGTCAAAGCCGATTTGCGCCGTCATCAGATTTTATTTGATGAAGGCATCGAGCTCGGCGGCATGATTGAAGTCCCTGCTGCGGCGATGGCCGTGGCTACTTTTTTAAATCATTTGGATTTTGTTTCCATCGGTACCAATGACTTGATTCAATACTCCTTGGCAGTAGATCGCAATGATGATGCAGTCAGCCATTTGTACGATCCACTCAATCCCGGGGTGCTGCAGCTGCTGTATCACGTGATCAGTACTGCCAATCGCTTGGGTAAGCCAGTGTCGATGTGTGGCGAAATGGCCGGCGACCCAAGTTTAAGCCGTTTATTGCTGGGCTTAGGTTTGCGACGGTTCTCGATGCTACCGATTCAATTGCTTAAAGTGAAGCAGCTGATTTTATCGGCAGAAATGGCTTTTATTACGCCGATTGTGGCGCAAATGCTGGCGGCTGAAGATAGCGATCGTTTACGCGAACTTTTACAAGAGCTTAATAAATAG
- a CDS encoding HPr family phosphocarrier protein — MLQQEVEIINKLGLHARASSKLTQLASQFQCEVWITRNQRRVNAKSIMGVMMLAAGKGSKITIETSNAPDEAAAMDALLALIADKFGEGE, encoded by the coding sequence ATGTTGCAACAAGAAGTAGAAATCATTAATAAATTAGGATTGCATGCGCGAGCATCGAGTAAGTTAACGCAATTAGCCAGCCAGTTTCAATGCGAGGTATGGATCACTCGTAATCAACGCCGAGTCAATGCCAAGTCAATTATGGGTGTAATGATGTTGGCTGCAGGCAAGGGTAGCAAAATAACCATTGAAACCAGTAATGCCCCCGATGAGGCAGCAGCGATGGATGCATTGCTAGCCTTAATTGCGGATAAATTTGGTGAAGGCGAGTAA
- a CDS encoding PTS sugar transporter subunit IIA, whose amino-acid sequence MVGIIIVTHYTMGEALIACAQHIMGRALPQLAQLAVSKADDPDELMKRAQELINQLDDGSGVLLLTDIYGGTPSNIANRLIVPGHVEAVAGVNLPMLVRALTYGHQSLDIAVSKAITGGLEGVLYMLPTVPQDEKGD is encoded by the coding sequence ATGGTAGGAATCATCATTGTCACTCATTACACCATGGGTGAAGCGCTTATTGCTTGTGCTCAGCACATTATGGGGCGTGCTTTGCCGCAATTGGCTCAATTGGCGGTGAGTAAAGCCGATGATCCCGATGAATTAATGAAACGAGCGCAAGAATTGATCAATCAGCTGGACGATGGTTCAGGCGTCTTATTATTGACGGATATTTATGGTGGCACACCTTCAAATATCGCTAATCGTTTAATTGTTCCCGGCCACGTTGAAGCGGTCGCTGGAGTTAATTTGCCGATGCTGGTTCGAGCATTAACTTATGGGCATCAATCGCTAGATATTGCCGTTAGCAAAGCCATTACGGGTGGTTTAGAAGGGGTGTTGTATATGCTACCCACGGTGCCACAAGATGAAAAAGGCGATTAA
- a CDS encoding FAD:protein FMN transferase: protein MLNRDAAERMVNLTTEGRVPRFLNAAWRSRQWRFAWMALGLLLSACSQPQLYTQESYVFGTRVQISIYGLEPDVAAKHANAVLKELDRLHLKLHAWQPSEVTRLNQAFARGETAVVDIELAQMIQQAANYAQRSDQLFNPAVGNLVQLWGFHQDQFAPVTPDPAALQAALAAQPNLDNLTWNGASVSSSNPQLAIDFGGFAKGWALDHSANYLRKARVMNALVNIGGNVIALGKKGGEPWVVGLQHPRLPEAMATLPLYDGEAIGTTGDYQRFFEMNGRRYSHVIDPRNGQPAQGVQAVTVLSPSHADAGTVSDVATKPMFIQGVPSALLYAQRFGIKDVLMVSANGDVYITEQLQQRLTWLKSPPHLYRLR from the coding sequence GTGCTAAACCGCGATGCGGCAGAGCGAATGGTCAATTTAACAACCGAGGGCAGGGTGCCGCGTTTTTTAAATGCTGCGTGGCGCTCTCGGCAATGGCGCTTTGCTTGGATGGCCCTTGGTTTGCTATTGAGCGCCTGTAGCCAGCCGCAGCTGTATACCCAAGAGAGCTATGTATTTGGCACTCGGGTACAAATTAGTATTTATGGTTTAGAGCCCGACGTTGCTGCAAAACATGCCAATGCCGTCTTAAAAGAGCTCGATCGCTTACACCTTAAGCTGCACGCTTGGCAACCTTCTGAAGTGACCCGTTTAAACCAAGCTTTTGCCCGCGGTGAAACGGCCGTGGTGGACATTGAATTGGCGCAAATGATTCAACAAGCGGCCAATTATGCACAGCGCTCAGATCAATTATTTAATCCTGCCGTTGGCAATTTGGTGCAGTTATGGGGTTTTCATCAAGACCAATTTGCACCGGTGACGCCAGACCCTGCGGCCTTACAAGCGGCATTAGCCGCGCAACCTAACCTAGACAATTTAACGTGGAATGGCGCTAGCGTGAGCAGTAGCAATCCACAGTTAGCGATTGATTTTGGTGGTTTTGCTAAGGGCTGGGCTTTAGATCATTCGGCCAATTATTTGCGTAAAGCGCGGGTGATGAATGCGCTGGTGAACATTGGTGGCAATGTGATTGCATTGGGCAAAAAAGGCGGCGAGCCTTGGGTGGTGGGTTTGCAACATCCACGTTTGCCTGAGGCCATGGCGACCTTGCCCTTGTATGACGGCGAAGCGATCGGCACGACGGGGGATTATCAACGCTTTTTTGAGATGAATGGTCGGCGTTATTCTCATGTGATTGATCCCCGCAATGGGCAGCCAGCACAAGGCGTGCAGGCGGTGACGGTCTTAAGTCCAAGCCATGCTGATGCGGGGACGGTGTCTGATGTGGCGACCAAACCGATGTTTATTCAAGGCGTGCCATCAGCACTGCTTTACGCGCAGCGCTTTGGAATTAAAGACGTGTTAATGGTGAGTGCCAACGGTGATGTGTATATCACCGAACAATTACAACAGCGTTTAACGTGGCTAAAATCACCGCCCCATTTGTATCGATTACGCTAA
- the gshB gene encoding glutathione synthase, whose protein sequence is MRFLFVVDPLASFKIYKDTTFVMMREAIVRGHEVWTCLIDELSLQQTLVQATARRLTLTPNADNWYQEGDAATIALRDFSGVIMRKDPPFNQQYYYATQLFSLAEEQGANVFNSGQALRDFNEKLAIFKFPEFTTETMVSQNPADIRAFVAELGDVIVKPLDGMGGAGIFRLRPDDANLGSILEMLTTNGTVSIMAQQYLPAIKDGDKRILLIDGVPVEWCLARIPAQGETRGNLAAGGTGVARPLTARDREIANQLGPRLAAQGLFLVGLDVIGDNLTEVNVTSPTCFQEISAQSGIDVAALFIDALERKVLEQC, encoded by the coding sequence ATGCGATTTTTATTTGTAGTTGATCCACTCGCTAGCTTTAAAATTTATAAAGACACGACCTTTGTCATGATGCGCGAAGCCATCGTGCGTGGGCATGAAGTTTGGACTTGTTTGATTGACGAATTGAGTTTGCAGCAAACTTTGGTTCAAGCGACTGCGCGGCGTTTAACGCTCACGCCAAACGCAGATAATTGGTATCAAGAAGGCGACGCAGCAACAATCGCTTTGCGCGATTTTTCTGGCGTAATCATGCGTAAAGATCCGCCGTTTAATCAGCAATATTATTATGCAACGCAGCTATTTAGTTTGGCTGAAGAGCAAGGCGCCAATGTATTTAATAGCGGCCAAGCTTTGCGTGATTTTAATGAAAAATTGGCGATTTTTAAGTTTCCTGAATTCACCACCGAAACCATGGTCAGTCAAAATCCAGCCGATATTCGCGCCTTTGTCGCTGAGCTAGGTGATGTGATTGTGAAGCCACTCGATGGTATGGGCGGGGCGGGTATTTTCCGCTTGCGCCCAGACGACGCCAACTTGGGCTCGATACTCGAGATGCTCACCACCAATGGCACGGTTTCCATTATGGCGCAGCAATATCTACCGGCGATTAAAGACGGCGATAAACGCATTTTACTGATTGATGGCGTACCCGTTGAATGGTGTTTGGCACGAATTCCCGCGCAGGGCGAAACGCGCGGCAATTTAGCCGCTGGTGGCACCGGGGTTGCGCGGCCTTTGACCGCACGTGACCGTGAAATTGCCAATCAACTTGGCCCGCGTTTGGCAGCACAAGGCTTGTTCTTGGTGGGCTTGGATGTGATTGGCGACAATCTCACCGAAGTGAATGTAACTAGCCCAACGTGTTTCCAAGAAATTAGCGCCCAATCGGGGATTGATGTTGCGGCGCTGTTTATTGATGCTTTAGAGCGTAAGGTGTTGGAGCAGTGCTAA
- a CDS encoding DMT family transporter, translating to MSALSQAWLLLLGAGICEIGWPLGFKLSQTSQYPKLAIAASILSIAVSGLLLWMAQKQIPIGTAYAVWTGIGAAGTFLVGVVWFNDPLTVMRSVGAMMIIGGVIVMKLAH from the coding sequence ATGTCGGCATTAAGCCAAGCTTGGCTGCTCTTGCTGGGCGCGGGGATTTGTGAAATTGGCTGGCCGCTGGGATTTAAACTGTCACAAACCAGCCAGTACCCTAAATTGGCCATTGCCGCGTCGATTCTCTCGATTGCGGTGAGTGGTCTGTTGCTGTGGATGGCGCAAAAGCAGATTCCAATTGGTACCGCGTATGCGGTGTGGACCGGCATTGGCGCAGCAGGAACATTTTTAGTTGGCGTGGTGTGGTTTAACGATCCGCTCACCGTGATGCGTAGCGTGGGCGCGATGATGATTATCGGCGGCGTGATTGTGATGAAATTGGCGCACTAA
- the gshA gene encoding glutamate--cysteine ligase has protein sequence MSVPHLTTALTGPLLDLERKILAAQPEIEHWFRNQWQEHTPPFYGSVDLRNAAYKLAPVDMNLFPGGFNNLNPDFHPLAVQAAMTALEGYCPDARRVLLIPENHTRNQFYLQNVAALSKILRQAGMVVRIGSLNPEITTATTLELPDGSTMVQEPVIRTGNRVGLADFDPCVVLLNNDLSAGIPSILVNIEQTLLPPLHAGWSTRTKTQHFTAYDRVVNDFAQLIGIDPWVVNPYFDHVDGLDFQSREGEEKLAATVDQMIQKIALKYAEHGIEQTPFVIVKANAGTYGMGIMSVKSGEELIGLNRKQRNKMSVIKEGLQVHDVIVQEGVPTMEIVDDGVAEPVVYMLDRFVIGGFYRVHTGRGIDENLNAPGMHFKPLAFATPLTTPDCDGSPDCEANRFYAYGVVARLALLAASLELEQE, from the coding sequence ATGAGCGTGCCGCACCTGACTACAGCCTTAACCGGGCCTCTCTTAGACCTTGAGCGAAAAATCCTCGCTGCGCAACCCGAGATTGAGCATTGGTTTCGCAATCAATGGCAAGAGCATACCCCGCCGTTTTATGGTTCGGTCGATTTACGCAACGCGGCTTATAAACTGGCACCGGTCGATATGAACTTATTTCCGGGTGGATTTAATAATCTGAATCCGGATTTTCACCCGCTGGCAGTGCAAGCGGCGATGACAGCACTCGAGGGCTATTGCCCTGATGCGCGCCGCGTATTGTTAATCCCAGAAAATCACACTCGCAATCAGTTCTATCTACAAAATGTGGCGGCGCTGAGCAAGATTTTGCGCCAAGCTGGGATGGTGGTCCGCATCGGTAGTCTGAATCCAGAAATCACCACTGCAACAACGCTGGAATTACCCGATGGCAGCACGATGGTGCAAGAGCCCGTGATTCGTACTGGCAATCGCGTTGGTTTGGCCGATTTTGATCCTTGCGTGGTGCTGCTCAACAACGATTTGTCAGCCGGTATTCCGAGCATATTAGTCAATATCGAACAAACGCTGTTGCCACCGTTGCATGCGGGCTGGTCAACGCGCACTAAAACGCAGCACTTTACGGCTTATGATCGTGTGGTGAATGATTTTGCGCAATTGATTGGCATTGATCCATGGGTCGTGAATCCTTATTTTGATCATGTCGATGGTCTGGATTTTCAATCGCGTGAAGGCGAGGAAAAACTGGCGGCGACTGTCGATCAAATGATTCAAAAAATTGCGCTTAAATATGCCGAACACGGTATTGAGCAAACGCCATTTGTAATCGTGAAAGCCAATGCCGGCACTTATGGCATGGGGATTATGAGCGTGAAATCGGGCGAAGAATTGATCGGCTTAAATCGCAAGCAGCGCAATAAAATGTCGGTGATTAAAGAAGGCTTGCAAGTGCACGATGTAATCGTGCAAGAAGGCGTGCCAACGATGGAAATCGTCGATGATGGCGTTGCTGAACCCGTGGTGTATATGTTGGATCGATTTGTGATTGGTGGTTTTTATCGCGTGCATACTGGCCGTGGTATCGACGAAAACCTCAATGCGCCGGGCATGCACTTTAAGCCCTTGGCTTTTGCCACTCCGCTCACCACCCCCGATTGTGATGGCTCGCCCGATTGTGAAGCTAATCGTTTTTACGCCTATGGCGTGGTAGCGCGTTTGGCGCTCTTGGCCGCTTCGCTTGAATTGGAACAAGAATAA
- a CDS encoding LysR family transcriptional regulator, whose product MKTKLLPEALLAFESLARLGSFTAAAQEMSCAKSHVSQLISQLELELSSVLLLRSTRRISLTESGQTLLIHAQALRELLGQVRLDIEDTQQHIEGELFISTTPSMAQYVIGPLMAQFAKLQPKLNIRVDANNRIQDPILEGIDFCIRSGTVGDERLVGRLAGHSLEKLYASPHYLQQAPQLHSPADLTHHDILINDEYQTTRQWQMQSAGAKFTVDLQPVLCSNNNPTLAMSAVAGHGIALLPDIVGESYCRLGLLQEVLPQWYEKPTPIYLVYPQRSAMPKKYRAFIDFILPELRGKLSKV is encoded by the coding sequence ATGAAAACAAAATTGCTGCCTGAAGCTTTGCTCGCCTTTGAATCACTTGCTCGTCTTGGTAGCTTTACCGCCGCTGCGCAAGAAATGAGCTGCGCTAAAAGCCATGTTAGCCAGTTAATTAGCCAATTAGAGCTTGAATTGAGTTCGGTGTTATTACTGCGCAGCACACGGCGCATTTCTTTAACCGAATCGGGACAAACGTTGTTAATCCACGCGCAGGCTTTGCGCGAATTATTAGGCCAAGTTCGCTTAGATATTGAAGATACGCAGCAACATATTGAAGGCGAATTATTCATCAGCACCACACCATCGATGGCGCAATATGTCATCGGGCCTTTAATGGCGCAATTTGCCAAATTACAACCCAAACTCAATATTCGCGTTGACGCCAATAACCGAATACAAGACCCGATTTTGGAAGGCATTGATTTTTGTATTCGTTCAGGCACGGTGGGGGATGAACGTTTAGTCGGACGACTTGCTGGCCATTCGCTGGAAAAGCTCTACGCCTCACCGCATTATTTGCAGCAAGCGCCGCAATTACACAGCCCAGCAGATCTGACTCATCACGATATTTTAATTAACGATGAGTATCAAACAACGCGGCAATGGCAAATGCAATCGGCTGGCGCCAAATTCACTGTCGACTTGCAACCGGTACTATGCAGCAATAACAATCCCACCCTAGCCATGAGTGCCGTGGCCGGACACGGTATCGCCCTTTTGCCCGACATCGTCGGTGAAAGCTATTGTCGCTTGGGATTATTACAGGAGGTCTTGCCACAATGGTACGAAAAGCCGACGCCGATTTATTTGGTATACCCACAACGTAGCGCGATGCCCAAAAAATACCGCGCCTTTATTGATTTTATTTTGCCCGAGCTACGCGGCAAACTCTCGAAGGTCTGA